The Stegostoma tigrinum isolate sSteTig4 chromosome 38, sSteTig4.hap1, whole genome shotgun sequence genome contains a region encoding:
- the LOC132206552 gene encoding ferritin, heavy subunit-like: MASQISQNFHEDCEAAVNKQINVELTASYLYQSLMSYFDRDDVALPHFSQFFKHESQEKREHAEKLLKFPNQRGGRVFLQDVKKPERDEWGNSLQAMQVALDLEKNVNQSLLDLHQVATAQTDPHLCDFLETHYLDEEVEIIKQLGDYITNLKRLGAPENGMGEYLFDRLSLE; encoded by the exons atggcctcccagatcagtcagaactttcacgaggattgtgaagctgctgtcaacaagcagattaatgtggagctcactgcctcctatctctatcagtctttg atgtcctactttgaccgggaCGATGTTGCCCTTCCCCATTTTTCCCAGTTCTTCAAACATGAGTCTCAGGAGAAGcgggaacatgcagagaagctgctgaaattcccgaatcagcgtggaggcagagtcttcctccaggatgtgaag aagccagagagggatgagtggggtaacagcctgcaggcaatgcaggttgccctggatctggagaagaatgtgaaccagagtttgctggatctacaccaaGTCGCCActgcccagactgaccctcat ctgtgtgacttcctggagactcactatttggatgaggaggtggagatcatcaagcaacttggggactacatcaccaacctgaagcgcctgggagcccctgagaatgggatgggagagtacctgtttgacaggctctccctggag
- the LOC132206390 gene encoding ferritin, middle subunit-like → MASQISQNYHQDCEAAVNKQINVELTASYLYQSLMSYFDRDDVALAHFSRFFKDQSQEKREHVEKLLKFQNQRGGRVLLQDVKKPERDDWGNSLQAMQVALDLEKNVNQSLLDLHQLATAQTDPHLCDFLETHYLDEEVRIIKQLGDYITNLKRLGTPENGMGEYLFDRLSLEDSS, encoded by the exons atggcctcccagatcagtcagaactatcaccaggattgtgaagctgctgtcaacaagcagattaatgtggagctcactgcctcctatctctatcagtctttg atgtcctactttgaccgggaCGATGTTGCCCTCGCCCATTTCTCCCggttcttcaaagatcagtcccaggagaagcgggaacatgtagaaaagctgctgaaattccagaatcagcgtggaggccgagtcctcctccaggatgtgaag aagccagagagggatgacTGGGGTAACAGtctgcaggcaatgcaggttgccctggatctggaaaagaatgtgaaccagagtttgctggatctacaccaactcgccacagcacagactgaccctcat ctgtgtgacttcctggagacccactatttggatgaggaggtgaggatcatcaagcaactcggggactacatcaccaacctgaagcgcctgggaacccctgagaatgggatgggagagtacctgtttgacaggctctccctggaggacagcagttag